In Astyanax mexicanus isolate ESR-SI-001 chromosome 5, AstMex3_surface, whole genome shotgun sequence, a single window of DNA contains:
- the foxd3 gene encoding forkhead box protein D3 translates to MTLSGAGGGDMSGHTTLAPDDVDIDVVGEGDDCDCDDSIGLGSGLERDDSDCEGARVARGVLLDDDDEMEDVVGEEDADVKERRNGADCKGDGEEESGGGAGGGSAGDSCAPTASSKPKNALVKPPYSYIALITMAILQSPQKKLTLSGICEFISNRFPYYREKFPAWQNSIRHNLSLNDCFVKIPREPGNPGKGNYWTLDPQSEDMFDNGSFLRRRKRFKRQPDILRDQAALVMHGFGAAYGPYARPYGGVHPAAAVAYAHAQAHAHAAALQYPYVSPAVGHVLPPAVPLLPSAAELSRKAFGAQLAQLAPGLHLQLGGLTGTGGGPVAATTTAPITPSSIKREPSCPRPSFTIENIIAGNNTSTNNSSSGTGAPAFFRSQVLGAPSLSLARTSPVLGAHTTLLPGQFLTATSTALPSKWASQ, encoded by the coding sequence ATGACCCTGTCCGGCGCAGGCGGCGGTGACATGTCCGGGCACACGACGCTCGCACCTGACGACGTGGACATCGACGTGGTCGGGGAGGGCGACGACTGCGACTGCGACGACAGCATCGGCCTCGGCAGCGGGCTGGAGCGCGATGACAGCGACTGCGAGGGCGCGCGGGTGGCGCGCGGCGTGCTCCTCGACGACGACGACGAGATGGAGGACGTGGTGGGAGAGGAAGACGCGGACGTGAAGGAGCGCAGGAACGGCGCCGACTGTAAAGGCGACGGCGAGGAGGAGAGCGGAGGAGGAGCGGGAGGAGGCAGCGCCGGTGACTCGTGCGCCCCGACGGCCTCCTCCAAGCCCAAGAACGCGCTGGTGAAGCCCCCCTACTCCTACATCGCGCTCATCACCATGGCCATTCTCCAGAGCCCCCAGAAGAAGCTGACTCTAAGCGGCATCTGCGAGTTCATCAGCAACCGCTTCCCCTATTACCGGGAGAAGTTTCCCGCGTGGCAGAACTCCATCCGACACAACCTGTCGCTCAATGACTGCTTCGTCAAGATCCCACGCGAACCGGGCAACCCGGGCAAGGGCAACTACTGGACCCTGGACCCCCAGTCCGAGGACATGTTCGACAACGGCAGCTTCCTGCGCCGCCGCAAGCGCTTCAAGCGACAGCCCGACATCCTGCGAGACCAGGCGGCGCTGGTGATGCACGGCTTCGGTGCCGCGTACGGCCCATACGCACGCCCTTACGGTGGCGTGCACCCGGCGGCGGCGGTGGCATACGCGCACGCGCAGGCGCACGCGCACGCAGCTGCCCTTCAGTACCCTTACGTGTCGCCCGCCGTTGGACACGTGCTGCCACCCGCCGTGCCACTGTTACCCTCCGCGGCCGAACTAAGCAGGAAGGCTTTCGGCGCGCAACTGGCGCAGCTCGCGCCAGGCCTTCATCTGCAGCTGGGGGGCCTTACCGGCACCGGTGGAGGACCAGTGGCGGCCACGACCACAGCGCCCATTACGCCTTCTTCCATCAAGCGCGAGCCCTCGTGCCCGCGACCCTCCTTCACCATCGAGAACATTATCGCCGGCAACAACACCAGCACTAACAACAGCAGCAGCGGGACGGGCGCACCGGCGTTCTTCCGGTCTCAGGTGCTCGGCGCGCCCTCGCTGTCTCTTGCGCGGACGTCGCCCGTGCTCGGCGCGCACACGACTCTTCTCCCAGGACAGTTTCTGACCGCGACCAGCACGGCGTTGCCCTCAAAATGGGCTtcgcagtga
- the alg6 gene encoding dolichyl pyrophosphate Man9GlcNAc2 alpha-1,3-glucosyltransferase: MDNWSLVSVCVLLGLTTRWAVSFSSYSGAGKPPMFGDYEAQRHWQEVTYNLPVQEWYFNTTDNDLGYWGLDYPPLTAYHSLLCGHVAKLINPAWVELRTSRGFESAAHKLFMRTTVLFADILIYFPAVILYCIYLSDGSSKRKVATALCILLYPGLILIDYGHFQYNSVSLALTLWGIVGLGLGWNLLGALAFSLALNYKQMELYHSLPFFCFLLGKCIKQGLMGRGLLLLVKISLTVLVTFALCWWPFLSDPQQILQVLHRLFPVDRGLFEDKVANTWCSLNVLIKIKTLLSRDTQLLLSFALTLLSILPSSIKLLTKPTLWQFKLALVNSSLAFFLFSFQVHEKSILLPALPVCLMMNELPLMAVWFLLISTFSMLPLLLKDGLLLPYTVTSLAFLYLGVYLLSALDRSPEEELRLGSCHKRMQNYLSKHNLSLLVKCSFTVSLVAMAGLSFTSVVLEPPARLPDLFPVLVSVFSFLHFLAMLLYFNLVQLTEPSSKKSQKKTN; the protein is encoded by the exons ATGGATAACTGGAGCCTAGTGTCAGTCTGCGTGTTACTCGGTCTAACTACGAGATGGGCTGTTTCTTTCAGCTCATATTCAG GTGCTGGTAAACCACCCATGTTTGGGGACTATGAAGCACAGAGGCATTGGCAGGAAGTGACCTACAATCTTCCTGTTCAGGAATG GTATTTCAACACCACAGACAATGATTTGGGCTACTGGGGTCTGGACTACCCCCCTCTCACCGCCTACCACAGTCTTTTATGTGGTCATGT TGCAAAACTCATCAATCCTGCGTGGGTTGAGCTGCGTACTTCTCGAGGTTTTGAGAGTGCAGCACATAAGCTGTTTATGCGCACCACAG TTCTTTTTGCAGACATACTGATATATTTTCCAGCAGTCATCCTTTACTGCATCTACCTCAGTGATGGATCCTCTAAGAGGAAG GTTGCCACAGCCCTGTGTATCCTACTTTATCCAGGACTCATCCTAATAGACTATGGCCATTTTCA ATATAACAGTGTAAGCCTGGCCTTGACTTTGTGGGGCATAGTGGGACTTGGTTTGGGCTGGAACCTGCTTGGGGCTCTGGCCTTCTCCTTGGCTCTCAACTACAAACAGATGGAGTTGTACCACTCACTGCCCTTCTTCTGCTTCCTCCTGGGCAAGTGTATCAAGCAAGGCCTTATGGGCAGGGG GCTGCTTCTGCTGGTGAAGATCTCATTGACTGTGCTGGTGACCTTTGCTCTCTGCTGGTGGCCTTTCCTGTCAGACCCACAGCAGATCCTGCAGGTTCTGCATCGCTTGTTCCCTGTCGACCGTGGCTTGTTTGAG GATAAAGTGGCTAACACATGGTGCAGCTTGAACGTACTGATAAAGATCAAGACCCTGCTGTCCAGAGACACTCAGCTGCTCCTCAG TTTTGCTCTCACACTGCTGTCCATCTTGCCTTCCTCAATTAAACTGTTGACCAAACCCACTCTGTGGCAGTTCAAGCTGGCCTTG GTGAACTCTTCACTGGCCTTTTTCCTCTTCTCCTTCCAAGTCCACGAGAAGTCCATCCTGCTGCCGGCCTT GCCGGTGTGCCTTATGATGAATGAACTTCCACTGATGGCCGTTTGGTTTCTGTTGATCTCCACTTTCAG CATGCTCCCCCTGTTGCTGAAGGACGGTCTGCTCCTGCCTTACACAGTGACCTCGCTGGCCTTCCTCTATCTTGGAGTGTACCTCCTCTCTGCTCTGGACAGAAGCCCAGAGGAAGAGCTCAGACTGGGTTCTTGTCACAAACGTATGCAGAACTACCTCTCCAAGCACAATCTCAGCCTGCTGGTCAAGTGTTCG TTCACCGTCTCGTTGGTGGCCATGGCTGGGTTGAGCTTTACGAGCGTGGTGCTGGAGCCTCCGGCTAGGCTGCCTGATTTGTTTCCAGTGCTAGTCTCCGTTTTCTCTTTCCTCCATTTCCTGGCCATGCTACTATATTTCAACCTCGTCCAACTGACAGAGCCGTCCAGCAAAAAGAGCCAAAAGAAAACAAACTGA